In Euphorbia lathyris chromosome 9, ddEupLath1.1, whole genome shotgun sequence, the following are encoded in one genomic region:
- the LOC136205137 gene encoding alpha-crystallin domain-containing protein 22.3-like → MASIPRPEGNKGSEFRNLPKKALAVLPLNSRPYIDAPTPVSENTSMQTDGDTEPAVAQTIVLLSTEPTEKELHKLLGSVKSAVVMSGSAATGMMGPHLGKMNIAESDDAYLFLVSLPGVLREEKEFSCDIDPEGKVVIRGVITTGEQIVCKCSKVFKMQSQNLGPPGRFSISFNLPGPVDHLQFTGRFLDGGLLEGVVKKK, encoded by the exons ATGGCTTCTATTCCGAG GCCTGAAGGAAATAAGGGCTCAGAGTTCCGAAATCTCCCGAAAAAAGCACTTGCCGTCCTACCTCTGAATAGTAGGCCATACATTGATGCACCTACACCAGTCAGTGAGAATACTTCAATGCAAACAGATGGTGATACTGAACCTGCCGTTGCACAAACTATTGTACTTTTGTCCACTGAAccaactgaaaaggaattgcatAAACTACTTGGCTCTGTCAAGAGTGCAGTCGTAATGAGTGGGAGCGCAGCAACCGGAATGATGGGACCGCATTTAGGGAAAATGAACATTGCAGAAAGTGATGATGCCTACCTGTTCCTTGTCTCCCTACCTGGGGTATTAAGAGAGGAAA AAGAATTCAGTTGTGACATTGATCCTGAAGGAAAGGTAGTCATAAGAGGAGTGATAACCACCGGCGAGCAAATAGTGTGCAAGTGCTCCAAAGTCTTTAAGATGCAGTCGCAAAATCTCGGTCCGCCTGGGCGCTTCTCCATCTCATTCAACCTGCCAGGTCCTGTTGATCACCTGCAGTTTACTGGTAGATTTTTAGACGGTGGATTGCTTGAGGGAGTTGTGAAGAAAAAGTAA